Part of the Candidatus Methanoperedens sp. genome is shown below.
ATGTAAAAGAGATCCCAAAAGAGAAGGGGAAGCTTGTTATTTGTTTCAATGAAAAGTTGAAAGTCTCTATCAAAGAGCATCGTTATGATGAAGTGATAGAAGCTATTGAAAAAAAGAAAAATGGGAAGCCAATCAAGGATGGCCTTAAAAAATATCTTTTAAAATATGGAAAAGAGTGGAAAATCGATTACGATAAACTTGAAGAAGCAGAGAAATATGACGGAATTTATGTCATTTACTGTTCCGATACTTCCATGCCAAAAGAAAAGGCAGTAAAAGCATATTTCGAGAGAGACAGAATTGAAAAGGGCTTTCAAACAATGAAAAATGTTCTCAATGTTAAGCCATTAAGGTTTCAGTTAGACAAAAAAATAAGAGCTTTCGTGATGCTTTGCCATCTTGCATATCTTGTGGCAACATATGTCGAAGCGGAACTCAAGGACAAAGAGCTGAATTATAGTTTTGATAAGATAAAAGAGCTTTTGGACAATGTCTATACCGTAAAAATCCATCATGGAGATAAGCTGCTAAAAAGAACGAGTTCTATGACTGGAGAGCAGAAAAAAATTATGGATATTTTTGGCTGTTGTCATAACCAAGGGTGAAAGTTGGGTAAATATTGTAGTTATCCGCTTAGAGCATGTCTGAATATTTATTCTGGACAGGATTTACAGGATGGACAGGATTAATTTCCATCCTGTAAATCCTGTAATCCTGTCCAAATGTATACCAAATTTTCAGACAAGCTCTTAGTTAAGATAATTAAGATATGTTAAAATAATAACTGTAAGCTGCCCGTTAAATCCGGTAAAAACCGGGATCAGGAGATTATCATCCAGCTTATTGGTAACTGTCTCGACGATCGTTGCCGTACCTGCCATCACAAGGGCAAGGACCAGGTTTGGCAGGAACAACAATCCGATAATAATATCTACGATAAACTCTGCGGCGCAACCTTCATATGCCCTGTTTTTCAATCCCCTGATCCATGTCCGGCCGAACACCTTCCCGAAGATAGCTGCCGACGCATCCCCGAATGTGGTCATAAGGATGGCAGCCGAAGCAATCTCTTTAGAAAAAACTGAAATTGCGATTATGCTGCCTATCGTGAAAAATACATGGCCTCCAAGCCTGTCTGCTTCTTTTATCCTGAAAAGGCTATGGAATACAGGTATTTTTTTTCCCCATTCTATCCTGAAATACTCAAGTTCGAGGATTACGATCAAATAAACCGTGAGCAAAACAAGTACTGCTTCCTTGCCGAAAAAACGATAAGTCAGGACTATTATGATAGAGGTCACATGTATTGCTTTTCGTATCAGTTCCTGGACAATATCTTCACGATGCAAATTTTCACTTTCCTTTTTCGCGCAAATTATCTATATCAATGATACCTTGCATATCATCCTTTGCTCTGACCTATTTGCCCTATATGAAGCAATCGCATTATAAAGATGGCTGCATATGCTACAAAAATTACAAAAAACAAATAGATCACCCTGTCCATCAGGGAAACTATGACTGCAATGGTTATTGGTATTCCAACCATTGAATATATACTTATCATGACCAATTCTTTTATTCCCAGACCTCCCGGAATCAGAAGAATAGAGCTCAACCAGAGTATCAGGGAAAGGGAAACGATGAGACCTGCAATGGTAATGCCATATCCCACACTTTGAAAGATCATGTAAGTTTTTAAATAAATAAATGCAAACATAAGAATAGAAAGACCAATATCCATTGAAAGGATTTTTCTGTCTTTCATGATCGATTTGTAGGTTTTCTCGAATTCAGCAATACCTGTTGTTATAAGTTCTTCAAATATTTGATATGAATCAAACCTGTTCCTGATAAATTTGAACAGTGAAAAATAATATGCTCGCTTAAGGATCAAATAGAAGAATGAAATCCGGGCAGACCTGTTTATCTTATGTTTGGAAAGATATGCAAAAAATGCAAGCAAGAACAGTATGAGTGCTATTACTTCTAATAAAATGGATAACCAACCGGGTATGTCAAGGAACAGGAATACAAAAAGTAAAGAAAAGATCACAGGGACCGAAAAAACAAAGCTGTTTGTTGTCTGGTCCATGGCAACAGTAGCATACCAGTTAGCATGGCGATAATCATTGGTTACATTCTTAAGGAACATCGCCCTTCCGAAACCTCCAAATGTTCTTGCGCGCGCTACATTGGTATTGAGGACATTTCCTCCCATAAGCCCCAGGAAAAGTGTTGAAAATTTTACCGGCTTTAGCCTGTCCACAAGGAATTTCCATTTTAAGGTCCAAACCAGGAATCCGCACAGTTCAAGCAAAATTGCAAGAATTACCAGGCCTGGATCAATTGATCGAAGAATTATGACGAGCTGTTGATAATCGATAAGCTGGAGTATAATAATTAATGTTAATAACCTGAATATGAAGATTATTTCGCCAGGCTTCATTCTTCCTTAATCCACATTAATAGATATATATATATTTACCTTAATCACAATTAAAATAGAATATCGGAGGGATAAATTATTCGAAGGTACGATGAAGAGAGAAAAACAAAAATGTTTATTTTGATTGCATTGATCGGAGGACTGATACTAGGGTTTGTTTCTGACAGGTATATAACAGGTTGGTTGGAATCCTCACAATTATATATTATTGGAATTACACGCGAGGTTGATGTAGGAAAGGCTACCAATGTCACGTTCATAACTTTTGGCAATGATAAAGTAGTAAGTAATGCCAGTGTAAATCTCGATGGGTCTGCATCGGGCGCAGGATTAACAGATAAGAACGGGATGTTGACCTTGACTGTCAATGCCACGTCAGGCGGAAACATTAATATCACTGCGGGAAAAACTGGTTATTATAATGCAACGTCAACTATGATCGCCATACCAGGGCTTGTTATCAGCGCTACACCCACATTACTTACATCAAATACAGCATCTTTTGTGACATTTTCAGCGAGCAGTTTTGGAAAACCTGTTGGAGATGTTCTGGTAAACCTATCAGGTGCAGGAATCTCACTGGATGGGGTTACAAACAGCAATGGTGAAGTTGTCCTGCAACTAAATCCTCCCAAAACAGGCGCGATCCTGGCGATAGCAAGAAAACAGAATTATACTGAAGGTTCAACCACTATAACATCCACGAGCCAGCAGACTTTGAGTGTTTCTTCAAGCCACAGTGCAGTAACAGTAAATGCTCCGACATATGTCACATTTACGGTTACTGCCGCAGGTTCAGCCGTGAACGATGCCCTTGTAAGCTTAAGCGGCATGGCATCCGGAAGCGGGATCACTAACCAGTATGGAAAAGCCATCCTGCTTGTGACACCCGGCGCAGCAGGCACAATTACTGTATCTGCGAGCAGGACTGGCTATGCTGGAGGTTCTACTACTATCACATCGACAGGATTACAATCATTGTCCATAACATCAAATCCTGCAACAGTCACAGCAGGGATTCCTGTTTA
Proteins encoded:
- a CDS encoding transposase; the encoded protein is VKEIPKEKGKLVICFNEKLKVSIKEHRYDEVIEAIEKKKNGKPIKDGLKKYLLKYGKEWKIDYDKLEEAEKYDGIYVIYCSDTSMPKEKAVKAYFERDRIEKGFQTMKNVLNVKPLRFQLDKKIRAFVMLCHLAYLVATYVEAELKDKELNYSFDKIKELLDNVYTVKIHHGDKLLKRTSSMTGEQKKIMDIFGCCHNQG
- a CDS encoding CTP--2,3-di-O-geranylgeranyl-sn-glycero-1-phosphate cytidyltransferase, giving the protein MHREDIVQELIRKAIHVTSIIIVLTYRFFGKEAVLVLLTVYLIVILELEYFRIEWGKKIPVFHSLFRIKEADRLGGHVFFTIGSIIAISVFSKEIASAAILMTTFGDASAAIFGKVFGRTWIRGLKNRAYEGCAAEFIVDIIIGLLFLPNLVLALVMAGTATIVETVTNKLDDNLLIPVFTGFNGQLTVIILTYLNYLN
- a CDS encoding flippase-like domain-containing protein produces the protein MKPGEIIFIFRLLTLIIILQLIDYQQLVIILRSIDPGLVILAILLELCGFLVWTLKWKFLVDRLKPVKFSTLFLGLMGGNVLNTNVARARTFGGFGRAMFLKNVTNDYRHANWYATVAMDQTTNSFVFSVPVIFSLLFVFLFLDIPGWLSILLEVIALILFLLAFFAYLSKHKINRSARISFFYLILKRAYYFSLFKFIRNRFDSYQIFEELITTGIAEFEKTYKSIMKDRKILSMDIGLSILMFAFIYLKTYMIFQSVGYGITIAGLIVSLSLILWLSSILLIPGGLGIKELVMISIYSMVGIPITIAVIVSLMDRVIYLFFVIFVAYAAIFIMRLLHIGQIGQSKG